The following nucleotide sequence is from Malania oleifera isolate guangnan ecotype guangnan chromosome 4, ASM2987363v1, whole genome shotgun sequence.
ATGCTAGGCATATGTAGCGTGCATGTTTAGTGATTTTCAATGGTATGATGGAGACGAactttaaatttattaatttactaatttattcATTACTTAAAAATTTTGCTTTACATACGAATTCTAAAATAAAGAGAGGCTTCTTTATGATAATatgataaataaaaattaaatataatctCATTAAAAATTTTGACTGTCATCCATGTTTATAATTTCTTTAGTTCTGTCTTATTTAAGAGCTCTAAAACACGACTAATTTTATCCTTCCACAATAAGAATAAAATGACCAAACAATCGATGTGGTCAATTATTAGTTACAAATGAAATTAGATGTACtagttaaaaaaatgaaattaaaaaaattgggTATGCATGTTTTTGGGTCATGAGACAAGCCCAACACAACcatttcaaaaagaaaaacattAGTTTGATTTTCCACAATTAGGCTGTGACTGAAAAAGACCATATTTTCAATGCTGCAAAAGTGTGTTGAAAATTTAGAACAGAAACTCATTGTGGGGACCAAATGGTATTGTCATACCTCTAGCCCACTCCTACTTTGCAGCAAAGTTCCTCCTTACCCAATAGAAAAGCTTAAAGAAAACATTgtcaaagaaacaagaacaagaagttctccaTGTTAATTATTTGATCATGAATTTATAGATCTCAATATGAACTGAAAACATAATGTTTGCtatctcaagaaaaaaaaaaaaaaaaggcagacAAGAAGCCTCTACATTGGAAGGAAACTACACAAGCTCAATGCTCAATTATTTGAGCACTTCCACTAACTTCCTAATAACAAATTTTAAGTCATCCCCTCTTGACAAAATCGAAGTCCTACTAGCAAGCTAGCTGGAGTTGTTCAAAGAGGTCGAGTGTGACGACCCGATGCCCTACCGCACAGCAGAGCGTTCTTTGGGATTGGATACTCATCCCTCCATGAATTTGTTGGAGAGTAAACCCTAAGATAGAATTGCTGACCCAAGTACTGCCTGTCCCAATTTTCAGACCTTATGTTCCACATTCCCATATTGTCCAGAGCAATGTATATCGCAGTCCATGATTTGGGATATACCTGCAGCCACTCAAACATATCAACCATGATCAAAATTCTCCTTTCCCTTCCCCTTTCAATGTATAGTGACTACCCATAACATCATTCATTCATATGAAAAAGAGTTTCCTTTCCTCAAAAAAGAAATATCAATACCTGAACGGTGCACCGGGCAACGGTGTCTCTCAAATTGTAGCGTGATCTACTGGAAGCCGACCATTGCCCACCATCCATGCTGCTCAACCCACAAAGTTGTCATTGAGTttaagagatattcaaaaaaaaaaaacacttgttCCATGTTTGGGAGCCTAGTATATGAACCTTGGATTTGGGATAAACTGAAATACAACATTATACTGAGCTTCATTAAGTacacacaaatctaaatccaagacTTGAaatcatgctcccaaacacaacctTAGACAGTCATGCACTAGAACTGCAGATTCAGAAACAAATACACTTGAGACAGTAATGCAGTAAAACTGCCAAgcacatatatacatacaataaGAAGATTAATATTTACccaacaacaaagaaggaatagccATCGATGTGCCAGGACTGCATGGTGTTCTCCCAGTTTTGGAACACAATCTCAACAAAAGCTCGGAAATCAGCAGCCATGACCGAGGTCTGGAGGTATGCACCTCCCCGGGTGGGTTTGCTGGGAATGCTTCCAAGACTGAAAACTCCAGGAATCTTGAAATAGTCTGCAAGTTTCAGAGGGGTGTCTGCAGGAACAAACGAGACACTGTTCACAGCATATCTCTGCTTGCCATTTATAATGGGTGCAGAGTTTGCCAGCATGATCGTACGAGAGGTTTTGATCAATCCATAATGATAGGAGCCTTGGGGATTAGGCCTTGGACCACTCGCTGTCAAATTCCATCTGAATTGAGAGAGTAAAAACAACTAAATGTTAGATAAGcactttacttaaaagtttaaattgttaggttgtgggccaacaatggaTATAAAGCTTTAACACTATCCGGTACATTCAGCCCAACAGCACGTGGAGAAATACACACACGAAAGATAATACTCATTAcaaggaatataataattttcttaaaaaaccACATAACAAAAgcaagcaacaagactagaacccaagacctcctggtaactagctctaatatcatgttagattatcactttacctaaatgcTTAAGCTTTAGGTTGTGAGCCAATAATGTACATCAAACTTTAACACGAACAAAGAGAAAATATTGGATTTACAAATATAGGAGCCAGTTTCAATGAAAGAAACTTGGTGTTGGTATACATAAGGCTTAGTTATACTTGTCACACAAGTAGTAGTATGTGTAGGAAATGGAGAACTGGTAACTAAATGACATTACAGACCTGATGAACAGAAGTAGTATGGAAAAGGAGGGAAAGGAAAAGGGTGTGAATTACCGAATAGATCTGGCCTGGTTGAGGGACCAATCAACCTGAGTGGTTGGGCCACCAGGGGGAGGACCCCAAACTCCCTTCGCTGAGTTACTGTAGTGAAGAATGGCTGTTGTTGTCAGCACTGGAGACGTAAAGCGGGAAGAAACCACAACATAGTAATCCTGTGCAGGCTGATCAGCTGTGACCAAGACTGAGTAGGTCTGGCCAAGATGGATGTCAAGGGCAGAATATGTGTTTTGGAGCGTGTGGGATCCCTCTACCTCCACCAGTTTCATCTTGTGACCCTGGATTCTGAAGTTAATAGAAGTCGTAAGCCCCACGTTCGATATCCTGAGCCTATAAGTCCTACCTGCCaagagatttttatttttttttcataaacacaAAAAAACAATCTAAAACTTCAAATCTGTTTCTTTCTTTCTGCGGCATTGTTGTCATAATAGGCACCTGGATTGACAGTGAATGTGTATCCATTCCACCCACGACCATTGATGAGAAGTCCATCAGGGAAGGGAAGATTGTGACCACTGTCCAAGATTGCTTTCAAATCCTATAAAACAGAAGTAAACCCACATTGTGATTTTGGTTTGATGTCACAATTTGTCGTGTCATATATCTGTGAACATATATACAAACACCCACATTGTGATTTCTCTTGAACCAGTCCCCAACCAGTATGGTGTAATCACCAGCAGGAGGAGGGAAAGGCACCGGAATGCGAGGACGGCTCCAAATTCTGATGCCACCAAATGCTCCAGCAGCCTTGTGGAATGCAAGTGATGGGAAATAGAAATAACTGCCAATCTGATCCTTTGCTTGGAGAATGTAAGTGAAGTTCTTTCCTGGTGGGATTGGACAGTTAGTGCCATAGACCCCATCCTGCCATGAATTCCTCCTCTGCTGCAAGCCATTCCTGCAGAAGAATGTTGGTGTATGTGCAGTGAGCTTAAGTGACATTAAATTGAAATTCAACACAAGTTCTTGGATGGGAATGAGAAGTATCGTCTCCAGTTGCCATACTCGATTTAAGAAACTTTAAATAGAAAATGCTGCTAGATGCATTATTGAAAAAGAGTGAGAGCAGGGAAAAAAGCTAGAGTTTACTCATCAGGCTTTTCATTTGTGCCAATGAGTGTAAAAGTCAGTGCATGATATTCAATCATCAGCCAGGTTCTTAAGCTTCAAAACAGATCCTATTGATTAAGGACAGGCTTAGCACAACGCTCATTTCCACTTTGTTAACAAAATTGAGTCCTACATAGCAACAAAGTCCCAAGTTACACAAGAGGTTAGTGCACCCTCCATCCCAAATCCCT
It contains:
- the LOC131153232 gene encoding L-ascorbate oxidase homolog, which gives rise to MGEGRGFCSLAIFLFFFILCLVHGLNGEDPYRFFTWKITYGNIYPMGIKQQGILINGQFPGPQMDAVTNDNLIISVYNYLNEPFLISWNGLQQRRNSWQDGVYGTNCPIPPGKNFTYILQAKDQIGSYFYFPSLAFHKAAGAFGGIRIWSRPRIPVPFPPPAGDYTILVGDWFKRNHNDLKAILDSGHNLPFPDGLLINGRGWNGYTFTVNPGRTYRLRISNVGLTTSINFRIQGHKMKLVEVEGSHTLQNTYSALDIHLGQTYSVLVTADQPAQDYYVVVSSRFTSPVLTTTAILHYSNSAKGVWGPPPGGPTTQVDWSLNQARSIRWNLTASGPRPNPQGSYHYGLIKTSRTIMLANSAPIINGKQRYAVNSVSFVPADTPLKLADYFKIPGVFSLGSIPSKPTRGGAYLQTSVMAADFRAFVEIVFQNWENTMQSWHIDGYSFFVVGMDGGQWSASSRSRYNLRDTVARCTVQVYPKSWTAIYIALDNMGMWNIRSENWDRQYLGQQFYLRVYSPTNSWRDEYPIPKNALLCGRASGRHTRPL